A stretch of Castanea sativa cultivar Marrone di Chiusa Pesio chromosome 2, ASM4071231v1 DNA encodes these proteins:
- the LOC142624011 gene encoding linamarin synthase 2-like has protein sequence MGSVRATKPHAVCVPFPTQGHVSPMMRLAKLLHSRGFHITFVNTEFNHRRLIRSKGLDYVKGLPDFRFETIPDGLPLSDRDATQDIPALCDSTRKNCLVPFKELVLKLNSSSEVPLVTCIVSDGIMSFAIKAGEELGIPEVQFWTASACGFMGYLNFTELIKRGILPFKDESFKDDGTLDKPINWIPGMKNIRLKDLPTFIRTTDITETMFDFLGSEAQNCLNSSVIIFNTFEEFEHEVLEVLLAKFPHVYNIGPLHLLGRHVPESHFMSQGSSLWKEDSKCLQWLDKREPNSVVYVNYGSITVMSDQHLKEFAWGLANSKHTFLWIVRPDVVMGDSAILPEEFFEEIKNRGLLTSWCSQDKVLAHPSIGVFLTHCGWNSTLESVSAGVPIICWPFFAEQQTNCRYACTTWEIGVEVNEDVKRHEIEALVKEMMEGEKGKAMRQKAREWKKKAMEATDFEGSSFKNFERLIKEALLVGE, from the exons ATGGGTTCAGTTCGAGCTACAAAGCCCCATGCAGTATGTGTCCCATTCCCAACACAAGGCCATGTATCACCCATGATGCGATTAGCCAAGCTCCTTCACTCAAGAGGATTCCATATAACCTTTGTAAATACTGAGTTCAACCACAGACGCTTAATCAGATCCAAAGGACTTGACTACGTAAAGGGCCTACCTGATTTCCGGTTTGAAACAATACCAGACGGGTTGCCACTGTCCGACCGTGATGCAACCCAAGATATCCCAGCACTATGTGATTCCACAAGAAAGAACTGTTTGGTCCCTTTCAAAGAGCTAGTGCTTAAGCTCAACTCATCCTCTGAAGTGCCTTTGGTTACTTGCATAGTTTCTGATGGCATCATGAGTTTTGCTATTAAAGCTGGAGAAGAATTAGGCATCCCAGAGGTTCAGTTTTGGACTGCCTCAGCTTGTGGCTTCATGGGATATCTCAACTTCACTGAACTCATCAAAAGAGGCATTCTTCCATTCAAAG ATGAAAGCTTCAAAGATGATGGAACACTTGACAAACCAATAAATTGGATCCCGGGAATGAAAAACATCCGGCTCAAGGACCTCCCTACCTTTATTAGAACCACTGACATCACTGAAACAATGTTTGATTTTCTAGGATCAGAAGCACAAAATTGCTTAAATTCTTCTGTGATCATCTTTAACACATTCGAGGAGTTTGAACATGAAGTCCTAGAAGTACTTTTAGCCAAATTTCCTCATGTTTACAATATAGGCCCACTTCACTTACTAGGTCGGCATGTACCTGAGAGCCATTTCATGTCTCAAGGTTCAAGCTTATGGAAAGAAGACTCCAAATGTCTCCAATGGCTTGATAAAAGGGAACCCAACTCAGTTGTGTATGTAAATTATGGAAGCATAACTGTGATGTCAGACCAACACTTGAAGGAGTTTGCATGGGGTCTTGCAAATAGCAAGCACACATTTTTGTGGATAGTTAGGCCTGATGTCGTAATGGGAGATTCGGCAATCCTGCCTGAAGAATTTTTTGAGGAGATTAAGAATAGGGGATTGCTAACAAGTTGGTGCTCCCAAGATAAAGTGCTAGCACACCCATCCATAGGGGTTTTCCTAACACATTGTGGTTGGAATTCTACATTAGAAAGTGTATCTGCTGGCGTGCCTATTATTTGTTGGCCCTTCTTTGCCGAGCAACAAACAAATTGTCGGTATGCTTGTACCACTTGGGAGATTGGTGTGGAGGTTAACGAGGATGTTAAACGTCATGAGATTGAAGCACTTGTTAAGGAAATGATGGAAGGGGAAAAGGGAAAGGCCATGAGGCAAAAAGCTAGGGAATGGAAGAAGAAGGCAATGGAAGCAACTGATTTTGAAGGatcatcatttaaaaattttgaaagattaATTAAGGAGGCTCTTCTTGTTGGTGAGTGA